In a single window of the Candidatus Cloacimonadota bacterium genome:
- a CDS encoding tetratricopeptide repeat protein has product MIVLMLLGAALQAQPVREDDDFAYIVELYYSGDAYLDEVSAELEAFSNRYPDSSYGQYIRYLQGNIALKRGEYDLSGLIYADLLQQDLHPDIWADIQLNYAITSYYRGDHTRCLKLLDELERAAVHPWYLYQVNVWRGRTKALQELWFSAAEEYQKALAYNGAEVRFDYFQTLLALEREDQVTAILDTLSIGAHDYLQFHGAWLDQLLSDGRYAEFEGHAATLDSLAAAAPVLALLRTRKALELGESPNDKTWLELQAAPSDLATYYRALLMQRNGYLSRSDSLFKTLLHSPEGDLAVQAYLERLKILRMTDPASAISQLESFMEDPRFRRGDTHYWLAEFKMAEGDHLGALQNFIEATNYRLDHPTAERAQILAARCYYEIGQPELCADACNRYLNKYPDGSYRDLALFFMARSQVLPDAARLARLNYDKLLREHPGSAWAAEARFALAELHFMASEYSAAEELYQSLAASGADFPGLRLRLAQTYYYQDNYAEASHILASGLDPSTDFEAALLQAGISFSQKDFTAALDTFTQAGNLAATPAQKTEAISYQAYTLFYLKRYSEASELFVELSRDSLNADIYLYQAAKAAAAGRNWVRALELYDRWLDEFPGSDRFLNVLADIANTNFNLGRYSESLADWLNILRRFTGNTYVEDEDRPLLAEVFTGIETSSRKLNGDEHIDEIYAMIDSFNSDYIKFELEYILVKLYADAELWEELLLEASRFRSSLELPRQRQNEFDQLLLQSLIQLNRLEEADSLATRIQAEDPSRGVLVSWAELAELNGSPELALERYQRAYAISPDADLWLRMVELSAANGWLEFEQIWENGREFQADHPQTLLRRVGYFFHNSRFMEARTLADSLLDSQTNPWIRAVAETWLGRISLEEGDFQSARRGFQRIRLLYMDFPEIHAEACYYYIVSLAKLGELQEARLALIEYRHLLSGQQVTQIESLLNDGR; this is encoded by the coding sequence TTGATCGTCCTGATGCTGCTGGGCGCAGCTTTGCAGGCCCAGCCGGTGCGTGAAGACGATGACTTTGCCTACATCGTGGAACTCTATTACAGCGGCGATGCCTATCTGGACGAGGTGTCCGCGGAACTCGAGGCTTTCAGCAACCGCTATCCGGATTCCAGCTACGGCCAGTACATCCGCTATCTGCAGGGCAACATCGCCCTCAAGCGCGGAGAATATGACCTCAGCGGCCTCATCTACGCGGACCTGCTCCAACAGGACCTCCATCCGGACATATGGGCCGACATTCAGCTCAACTACGCCATCACCAGCTACTACCGCGGCGATCACACCCGGTGCCTGAAACTTCTTGACGAGCTGGAGCGCGCGGCGGTGCATCCCTGGTACCTCTACCAGGTGAATGTTTGGCGGGGCCGCACCAAAGCCCTGCAGGAGCTGTGGTTCTCCGCCGCAGAGGAATATCAGAAAGCGCTGGCCTACAACGGCGCTGAGGTCCGCTTCGATTATTTCCAGACCTTGCTGGCCCTGGAGCGCGAAGACCAAGTCACGGCGATTCTGGACACGCTTTCCATCGGCGCGCACGACTACCTCCAGTTTCACGGCGCCTGGCTGGACCAGTTGCTTTCAGATGGCCGCTACGCCGAATTCGAAGGCCACGCCGCGACCTTGGACAGCCTTGCGGCCGCCGCGCCGGTGCTCGCTTTGCTGAGGACGCGCAAAGCCCTGGAACTGGGAGAGTCTCCGAACGACAAAACCTGGCTGGAACTGCAGGCAGCGCCTTCAGACCTGGCCACCTATTATCGCGCTCTGCTGATGCAGAGGAACGGTTACTTGTCCCGGTCCGATTCCCTGTTCAAAACCCTGCTGCATTCCCCGGAAGGGGATTTGGCCGTGCAGGCCTATCTGGAACGTTTGAAGATCCTGAGGATGACAGATCCCGCCTCAGCCATCTCGCAACTGGAAAGCTTCATGGAAGATCCCCGTTTCCGGCGCGGGGACACCCATTATTGGCTGGCGGAGTTCAAAATGGCCGAGGGAGACCATCTGGGCGCCCTCCAGAACTTCATCGAGGCCACCAATTACCGCCTGGACCACCCTACGGCGGAGCGCGCCCAGATCCTTGCCGCCCGCTGTTATTATGAAATTGGCCAGCCGGAACTCTGCGCCGATGCCTGCAACCGTTATCTGAACAAGTATCCGGATGGCAGCTACCGCGATCTGGCGCTCTTTTTCATGGCCAGGAGCCAGGTTTTGCCCGACGCCGCCCGCCTGGCCCGGCTTAACTATGATAAGTTGCTGCGGGAGCATCCCGGTTCCGCCTGGGCTGCTGAAGCCCGCTTCGCTCTGGCGGAACTTCATTTCATGGCTTCGGAGTATTCCGCAGCCGAGGAGCTCTACCAAAGCCTGGCCGCCAGTGGAGCGGATTTCCCCGGCCTCAGGCTGCGCCTGGCCCAGACCTATTACTATCAGGACAACTACGCCGAGGCCAGCCACATCCTCGCCTCCGGCCTGGATCCCTCCACCGATTTCGAAGCCGCGCTGCTGCAGGCGGGGATCAGTTTCAGCCAAAAGGATTTTACCGCCGCCCTGGACACTTTCACCCAGGCTGGAAACCTTGCCGCCACTCCAGCTCAGAAGACGGAAGCAATATCTTACCAAGCCTACACCCTGTTCTACCTGAAACGCTATTCCGAGGCTTCGGAACTCTTTGTGGAGCTAAGCCGCGACAGCCTCAACGCCGACATCTACCTCTACCAGGCCGCCAAAGCCGCCGCCGCCGGCAGAAACTGGGTGCGGGCCCTCGAGCTGTACGACCGCTGGCTGGACGAATTTCCCGGATCTGACCGTTTTCTGAACGTCCTGGCCGACATCGCCAACACCAATTTCAACCTCGGCCGCTATTCCGAATCCCTTGCCGACTGGCTGAACATCCTCCGCCGCTTCACCGGCAACACCTATGTGGAAGACGAGGACAGGCCCCTTTTGGCGGAGGTCTTCACCGGCATCGAAACCAGCTCCCGAAAACTGAATGGCGATGAGCATATCGACGAGATCTATGCAATGATCGACAGCTTCAACAGCGACTACATCAAATTCGAGCTGGAATACATCCTGGTGAAGCTCTATGCCGACGCCGAACTCTGGGAAGAGCTGCTGCTGGAGGCCTCGCGGTTCCGCTCCAGCCTCGAGCTGCCCCGCCAGCGGCAAAACGAGTTTGACCAGTTGCTGCTGCAGTCACTTATCCAGCTTAACCGGCTGGAAGAAGCGGACAGCCTGGCCACGCGCATCCAGGCGGAGGATCCCAGCCGCGGGGTGTTGGTTAGCTGGGCGGAGCTCGCGGAACTGAATGGCAGCCCGGAACTGGCCTTGGAGCGTTATCAACGCGCCTACGCCATCAGCCCGGACGCAGACCTCTGGCTGCGGATGGTGGAACTTTCCGCCGCCAACGGCTGGCTGGAGTTTGAGCAGATCTGGGAGAACGGCCGCGAATTCCAGGCCGACCATCCCCAAACCCTCTTGCGGCGCGTTGGCTACTTCTTCCACAACAGCCGGTTCATGGAAGCCCGGACCCTGGCGGATTCCCTGCTGGACAGCCAAACCAACCCCTGGATCAGGGCGGTCGCGGAAACCTGGCTGGGCAGGATCAGCCTTGAAGAGGGCGATTTTCAATCCGCCCGCCGCGGATTCCAAAGGATCCGGTTGCTGTACATGGATTTCCCCGAGATCCATGCCGAGGCTTGTTATTACTACATCGTCAGCCTGGCCAAACTGGGCGAGCTGCAGGAAGCGCGGCTGGCCCTGATCGAGTACCGCCATCTGCTCAGCGGGCAGCAGGTCACCCAGATCGAGAGCCTGCTGAATGACGGCAGGTAG